tagcgtcatcaacaatgtctatacatgttatttcaacagttaactcagtcaattgtttgttttcacttgttttttagtCTAGCTTTGTTAAATGTAAGTCTGTGATTATCTATTATCACATGTGCCATTTGACAACTTGacaacttcatttttttttcatttttaaatttattagtgcATGAAAAGCAtagaatattttgatgaaaagcATGATGTTTCCATAAGGCTATTAGATTaggttaaatttaaaacctcACTCCTAAATCAAAACCGAACCTGACGCACAATTTTCACGAAAAATAGGCCACGTTAAGAAAATGGCtaatcatttgtttattaatgaagaaaatattaaactcgAAAACCAACTAAATACTGAATTcattattaaagatgaaatacTAGAAAGTGAACATGTACGAATTGAAAATGAAGTGCATGAACAAAAACACAGTAATAGTATGCAAATGaaacttaaagaagttaaaactGAAATGCTAAATAGCAGCATCAGTTTGAAACATGAACGAATACGTATTAACGAAGATCATTCGTCTACGACCTGTTATGGAAATACGAAACTTGAAGAAgaattaatcattaaaagtGAAATACTAGATGAAAGTATTACAGGCGGATATCAATCATTAGAATACACTGTTAGAAATGAAAAAGATCAAAAGCATTTATCTACACCAAACTATGACAATATTAAACTAGAAAAGGAATTAAATACAGAATTAATCATTAAAGacgaaaaattatatgaaagtgTACTAGAGCCATCAccagaaaattcatttttaccatgtgatgtttgtaataaaacattttctgatCGAAACcgtttaaataaacataaacgaatccatactaaagaaaaacatttttcgtgtgatgtttgtgataaagCATTCAACAATTCAAGTAATTTTAGTAAACATAAACGGATACACACTGATGAAAAACCATTTGCATGTcatgtttgtgataaaaaatttaaccatcaatcaaatttaattaatcataaacggcttcatactggagaaaagccATTTGCATGTAAtacttgtgataaaaaattcagcaggaaaaatcacttaaattatcataaacttATTCACACTggggaaaaatcattttcttgtgatgtttgtgagaaaaaatttgCTAGACATTGTAGTTTAGTTCAACATGGACGGATTCATAGTGGAGAGAAACCATACACGTGTGATATTTGTAAGAAAACATATACACGGAAAAAACACTTAGTTCAACACAGTAAATCGATTCACGATGGTGAAAAACTTTATTCCTGTGACGTTTGCCATACAAAATTTGCTTGGCGATCCAGTCTAGCTAAGCATAAACGGATTCACAAAggaattaaaagtttttcatgtgatatatgcgataaaacatttttagaaaaacaatatttagaaTGTCATAAAAGAAGtcacactggagaaaaacctttttcctgCGATGattgtgaaaaatcattttttgattcaaACGGTTTAAAgagacataaacgaattcatactgggGAAAAGCCATATTCGTGTgatatttgtgttaaaaaatttaatagatcaGATTGCTTGACTCTACATAAAAAGACTCACACTGAACCAAAATCATTTTCCTGTGAtttttgtgacaaaaaatttcttaatcgaGGCTGTTTAACCAATCATAAACGGAAACATACTTAAAATCtatttgtgaaattattttcagtgCCTTTTTTTGATTAagtcttgtatatttttttaaggcgTCCTGCTAAAACTTATATTATCACAATAAaactttgattattaattatatatttgtgttGTTTTATTCCACCCggttttcttcaaaattttccaacaatAAGCTACTCCAAAATTatcctaaattaaaatttaaatgaatgtaaaaaatacatatatatatttataaaactgtaCAATACTTGTTCCGATACAACTAAACCCCTAAGCTCTTGAAATAGACCTTAGCCTTCAGCTCACTCcccaaaatcgaaaaataacatGTTTCTAACTTCAATCATAActtactttcattttttattttacctcagaaatatttatagctTCATACTATATTCAATTACCTGAGTTGGGcggacaaatttttaatattctttgtttaaataataattaaattaatatctttacgtgtattattattaattattagttaagtatttaaataaggtttgtaaaaattttttctattgtttGTATTGGGTGTTTCAGTAATTGCACGAGCCTGCTTTAGGTATACCTAAAACATTGTTGTGATGTGTTTAGCGTTTTCCATAATTCGATTATTAAGCTCTTCTTGTGTATTAACAGACGTAAAATACTCCTTAAGCTTATTTTGcatgaaattttatctttattttgtaGTAGATCGAATCTAGTGCCGTGAAATTCTGAAACAATCTGTACCTACCTatgaatagacctttttcatgaaaaacagatatgcttttatgataattttttatgaaaatataggtagagtagagcctgtaactcaaaatttacgcatttttaacaataaaaacactatgaaaaatattgttaaaaagacaatatttgaaatattttaaaacgattttttttggctccatcgcacacgtgatctgtgatgtcaatccgataagcaatgacaataaaacagtgtcaacagctgtattaatatatcactgttatcaactttaaatgacgtcaaaccaaccttcgtgtaacatcgtgtgtttccaGATCGTTTTCGCcagtttgaattttaatgattttcattgtctgttttctcggtcatatggctccaaaaaaatcggggGAAAAATTaacccatttatcaagacatttaatttcattaaaaaaaaaaaagaaaaaaaaattttgaaaattgttggtCTATATTTTAGTAAGTCTGTAATTACTGAAAAAACCATAGACAGTAATACAATAAACTCAGCATAAATTggcataaattttgtttacaaaggTGAGGTTAATTTGACTTCATAAacgaagtaaaaaatttaaatgcatttattgtaattatataaatatgaaattaaaaatatagtgaTGGGACGACATTCTAGTTCTTCAGAAGGTTCTTcagatgattattattataatagaaaGAGAAAGTCAAGCAAGAGAAGTAGAAGCAGGTTAGTCATTTAGAACTTATTATTGATTGACTCTATGCTATGaaacactaaataaaattaaatttttatattaaagacgTTCACGTTCGTCGTCTTCACGTTCTCGCGGTACATCAACGGATGCATCGAGTTCCAGATCTAGTAGTGACTTGAGTCACAAACATTCCAATTCTAAATACAAATcatcatcaaaatataaacataaatcatCATCCAGGTTCGTATGTAGTTTGgaaacttttgtaaaaaaaacaatttacaaactaaaatattttgctcatctttattatttttgcgaaataaattttatttaagctataacctttaaaattaaaatgattttaattaaaaattttccacgtTTCTTTCGCGTTCTTTTTATTCGCGTTTTCAAATTACACTCAATGACTTAACTTACTATACTATTGTAATTTAGTCATACTTATCTTCCCTTTCGTTCAATTAAAGAAATGCTATAATTCGTATGTTTGAAGCGTCTCACATTATTACCGGGGAAtatgttatgaaaattttagaagtatCAAAAAATCTTAACTTAATGATCTTACTCTCTAACTAATctgattttgattaatttttaactaaataatattttcagaattaatttgaAGCTAGTTTGGCCTAGTTTGCCTTTAATTAtgtcttcaatttcgataaagctCAGTT
This genomic interval from Chrysoperla carnea chromosome 1, inChrCarn1.1, whole genome shotgun sequence contains the following:
- the LOC123293098 gene encoding zinc finger protein 525-like, translated to MANHLFINEENIKLENQLNTEFIIKDEILESEHVRIENEVHEQKHSNSMQMKLKEVKTEMLNSSISLKHERIRINEDHSSTTCYGNTKLEEELIIKSEILDESITGGYQSLEYTVRNEKDQKHLSTPNYDNIKLEKELNTELIIKDEKLYESPFACNTCDKKFSRKNHLNYHKLIHTGEKSFSCDVCEKKFARHCSLVQHGRIHSGEKPYTCDICKKTYTRKKHLVQHSKSIHDGEKLYSCDVCHTKFAWRSSLAKHKRIHKGIKSFSCDICDKTFLEKQYLECHKRSHTGEKPFSCDDCEKSFFDSNGLKRHKRIHTGEKPYSCDICVKKFNRSDCLTLHKKTHTEPKSFSCDFCDKKFLNRGCLTNHKRKHT